In Halobacteriovorax marinus SJ, the following proteins share a genomic window:
- the lon gene encoding endopeptidase La: protein MVTNYEGENIEFKEELPLLPIRDIVVYPFMILPLFVGRESSIQAVEHALNKTDRLILLASQKDITAEMPEPSEIYELGTVAMIMRMRKLPDGRIKILVQGLSKARILNFDQTEPFFVTKVAKVEDVAVESGAVAVNALMRNIREQLERVITLGKVLSPDILMVLEDIQDPGRLADLVASNLNLHVGEAQMILEVLDPVERLHKINDILSRELEILAMQQKIKHVAKDEINKSQKEYFLREQIKAIKSELGDENSEQPEDEFEEFRNKINACKMPEEAEKEAMKQLQRLEKMHPDSSESSILRSYLEWLTDLPWSATSDEVYDLEEAQAILDEDHFDLDKVKERILEYLAVRKLKDGKMKGPILCFSGPPGVGKTSLGKSIAKATGREFVRIALGGVKDEAEIRGHRRTYVGSMPGRFIQALKQAKTNNPVILLDEVDKLGGDFKGDPSSALLEVLDPEQNMNFRDHYLNVPFDLSNVMFIATSNVLENIPGPLRDRMEVLNLSGYTQEEKVAITKKYLIPKQMNENGITDEHIEFTDEGVQTVIKNFTSEAGLRNLERRIGALCRKVATKIAKGEVTKTQIIPNEVETLLGPPIYTKEDEKEYDEVGVATGLAWTAHGGEILYIESTKMKGKGLTLTGQLGDVMKESAQTAIGYIRSRASELGVSESAFEENEIHIHLPAGATPKDGPSAGITLATTIVSLLTDTPVSKEVAMTGEITLTGKVLPIGGLKEKALAAMRMNIKTIIIPWKNKKDLIDIPEEYRKKLNFVPVKSIDEVLEVALVGWKKKSEKPKRKQSKNTLPPVAA from the coding sequence ATGGTTACTAACTACGAGGGTGAAAATATTGAGTTCAAAGAAGAGCTTCCCCTCCTACCGATTAGAGATATTGTTGTTTACCCATTTATGATCCTACCTTTATTTGTTGGTAGAGAGTCATCAATTCAGGCCGTAGAACATGCTCTAAATAAGACGGATAGATTAATCCTTCTAGCAAGTCAAAAAGATATTACAGCAGAAATGCCTGAGCCATCTGAAATTTATGAATTGGGTACTGTAGCAATGATCATGAGAATGAGAAAGCTCCCTGATGGAAGAATTAAAATTTTAGTTCAAGGTTTATCTAAAGCTAGAATTCTAAACTTTGATCAAACGGAACCGTTCTTCGTAACAAAAGTTGCCAAAGTAGAAGACGTTGCCGTTGAGTCTGGAGCAGTTGCTGTTAATGCACTCATGAGAAATATTAGAGAACAACTAGAAAGAGTTATTACTCTTGGTAAAGTTCTCTCACCAGATATTTTAATGGTACTTGAAGATATTCAAGACCCGGGAAGACTGGCAGACTTAGTTGCTTCAAATCTCAACCTTCACGTAGGTGAAGCACAGATGATTCTTGAAGTTCTTGATCCTGTTGAAAGACTACATAAAATTAATGACATTCTCTCAAGAGAATTAGAAATATTGGCCATGCAACAAAAAATTAAGCACGTTGCAAAAGATGAAATCAATAAATCTCAAAAGGAATACTTCTTAAGAGAACAAATCAAGGCCATTAAAAGTGAACTAGGTGATGAAAACTCAGAACAACCAGAAGATGAGTTTGAAGAATTTAGAAATAAAATTAACGCTTGTAAAATGCCTGAAGAAGCTGAAAAAGAAGCGATGAAGCAACTTCAAAGATTAGAGAAGATGCACCCAGATTCTTCAGAATCTAGTATTCTTAGATCTTATCTTGAATGGCTTACAGACCTTCCTTGGTCGGCGACATCTGATGAGGTTTATGACCTTGAAGAAGCTCAGGCTATTTTGGACGAGGATCACTTTGACCTCGATAAAGTTAAAGAAAGAATTTTAGAATACCTTGCCGTTAGAAAGTTAAAAGACGGAAAGATGAAGGGACCAATCCTATGTTTTTCAGGACCTCCAGGTGTTGGTAAAACGTCTCTTGGGAAGTCTATTGCCAAGGCCACAGGAAGAGAGTTTGTAAGAATTGCTCTTGGTGGTGTAAAAGACGAAGCGGAGATAAGAGGACATAGAAGAACATATGTTGGTTCAATGCCAGGTCGTTTTATCCAGGCACTTAAGCAAGCAAAAACAAATAATCCTGTCATTCTACTAGATGAAGTAGATAAGCTTGGCGGAGACTTCAAGGGAGACCCATCGAGTGCGCTTCTAGAAGTTCTCGATCCAGAGCAAAATATGAACTTTAGAGATCACTATCTAAATGTTCCATTTGATCTATCAAATGTGATGTTTATTGCAACTTCAAATGTCCTAGAAAATATTCCAGGGCCACTTAGAGATAGAATGGAAGTGCTAAACCTTTCTGGATATACTCAAGAAGAAAAGGTTGCGATTACGAAGAAATATCTTATTCCAAAGCAAATGAATGAGAATGGAATTACTGATGAGCACATTGAATTTACCGATGAAGGTGTTCAAACAGTTATTAAGAACTTCACTTCAGAAGCAGGTCTTAGAAATCTTGAAAGAAGAATTGGTGCTCTTTGTAGAAAAGTGGCCACTAAGATAGCTAAAGGCGAAGTAACTAAAACTCAAATTATTCCAAATGAAGTTGAAACTCTACTTGGTCCTCCAATCTACACGAAGGAAGATGAAAAAGAGTACGATGAAGTTGGAGTAGCAACAGGTCTTGCTTGGACAGCTCATGGTGGAGAGATTCTCTATATCGAGTCAACTAAGATGAAAGGAAAAGGTCTTACTCTAACTGGTCAGCTGGGCGATGTGATGAAAGAGTCAGCTCAAACAGCTATTGGCTATATTAGAAGTAGAGCAAGTGAGCTAGGTGTAAGTGAGAGTGCTTTTGAAGAGAATGAGATTCACATTCACCTTCCAGCAGGAGCAACTCCTAAAGATGGACCGAGTGCAGGTATTACGCTTGCAACAACAATAGTTTCTCTACTCACAGACACTCCTGTAAGTAAAGAAGTTGCCATGACTGGAGAGATTACTCTTACTGGAAAAGTTCTCCCAATCGGTGGACTAAAAGAAAAAGCTCTTGCGGCCATGAGAATGAATATTAAGACAATCATTATTCCTTGGAAAAATAAGAAAGATCTTATCGACATTCCTGAGGAATATAGAAAGAAGCTTAACTTTGTACCTGTAAAGTCAATTGATGAGGTACTTGAAGTTGCTCTTGTTGGATGGAAAAAGAAGAGCGAAAAGCCAAAGAGAAAACAAAGTAAAAATACGCTACCACCAGTAGCAGCATAA
- the glmU gene encoding bifunctional UDP-N-acetylglucosamine diphosphorylase/glucosamine-1-phosphate N-acetyltransferase GlmU, translating to MKYEVGTVILSAGAGTRMNLNVPKPLAPFMGDCLVDYPLRASVAMMNTVAPSKNLIGLVTGHGRDLVENYINKNYKNENISYAFQKEQLGTAHALRCYFDQIEDSKNCEYTMVLCADTPLIEEASLLHLYNELKNKGLDGVAATFSVSAPKGYGRIIRSEDKGFHIVEEKDANEQERRVQEVNSGVYVLKTSFILEHLYSIDSENKAGEFYLTDLFKDEFNVAPILFDDASSFLGVNNLEQLEKSETIMRRRIATALRVKGVRFVDARHTYINTQKIGRGSFIHPYVNIDEKSEIGENVTIEPGCIIINSKIEDGAHVKAYSHLEEVVLRNSSIVGPYARLRPGADIGPESKIGNFVEIKKSKLDRGVKVSHLSYVGDAEIGEETNIGCGFITCNYDGANKHKTVIGKKSFIGSDSQTVAPVNIGDECFVASGSTVTHDMSDGSFAISRTKQVTKENMAKRFLKSK from the coding sequence ATGAAATATGAAGTTGGAACGGTAATTCTTTCCGCGGGAGCAGGGACTCGTATGAATCTCAATGTTCCTAAGCCTTTAGCTCCTTTTATGGGAGATTGCTTAGTGGATTACCCTCTGAGAGCAAGTGTTGCAATGATGAATACGGTAGCACCATCTAAGAATTTAATTGGGCTCGTAACAGGTCACGGTAGGGACTTAGTTGAGAATTATATAAATAAAAACTATAAGAATGAGAATATTTCTTATGCTTTCCAGAAAGAACAATTGGGTACGGCCCATGCTCTAAGATGCTACTTTGACCAAATTGAAGACTCTAAGAATTGTGAGTATACAATGGTCCTTTGTGCAGATACACCTCTTATTGAAGAGGCTTCTCTTTTGCACCTTTATAATGAATTAAAGAATAAGGGACTCGATGGAGTCGCCGCGACGTTTTCTGTTTCTGCGCCAAAGGGCTATGGGAGAATTATTCGCTCAGAGGATAAGGGATTCCATATTGTGGAAGAAAAGGATGCTAATGAGCAAGAGAGAAGAGTGCAGGAAGTAAACTCTGGAGTCTACGTTCTAAAGACTTCATTTATTCTTGAGCACCTTTACTCAATCGATTCAGAGAATAAAGCGGGAGAGTTCTATTTAACTGACCTCTTCAAAGACGAATTCAATGTTGCACCTATTTTGTTTGATGATGCTTCATCTTTTCTTGGAGTAAATAACCTAGAGCAACTAGAGAAGTCAGAAACAATAATGAGAAGACGAATTGCAACAGCTCTAAGAGTAAAGGGCGTGCGCTTCGTTGATGCAAGACATACTTATATAAATACGCAGAAAATTGGTCGAGGAAGCTTTATACATCCCTATGTAAATATCGATGAAAAAAGTGAGATCGGCGAAAACGTAACAATAGAGCCTGGATGTATTATTATCAATTCAAAAATTGAAGATGGTGCTCATGTAAAGGCCTACTCACACTTAGAAGAAGTAGTGCTTAGAAATAGTTCTATTGTGGGACCATATGCGCGATTGAGACCAGGTGCAGATATTGGCCCAGAGTCTAAGATTGGAAATTTTGTAGAAATTAAAAAGTCTAAGCTAGATAGGGGCGTGAAAGTCTCTCACCTTAGTTATGTTGGTGATGCTGAAATTGGTGAAGAAACGAATATTGGTTGTGGATTTATCACATGTAATTATGACGGAGCTAATAAGCACAAAACTGTCATTGGCAAAAAAAGCTTTATCGGATCAGACTCTCAAACAGTGGCACCAGTCAATATTGGAGATGAGTGTTTTGTGGCTAGTGGGTCAACGGTAACTCACGATATGAGTGATGGAAGTTTTGCCATTTCAAGGACAAAACAAGTTACAAAAGAGAATATGGCCAAGCGCTTCTTAAAATCGAAGTAG